The sequence CCTCAGTACCTAACACGAGCTGGTCTCCCTACACTCAAGTCAGGGAGAACCCTGCAGAGGCATACTTAAACCCCATCCACGTTAAAACTTGAACACATTGAAAGCAGAAATTGACTTgacaagatatatatataaaaagaaaaaggaaaaaaaaaaaacacagaagtgatCCGAAAGCCTTTTCTGCTCTAAGTGGAAACACATTTCAGGAGAGTTCTGTAAATATATgattttttctgttttatttttctgaaataatgaataaattgCTAATGATGTAATGCTACGTATCCTTTTCCAGCAGAGATGGCAGTTATCCAGATGCAAAGACGCTTTCGATAATCCATTGATTAGTTGTATTGGGATTTTTGTAAATATGTTTttgctttctttattatttaagGAATTCTTTTTTTGCATCGGTAACTGAAAGATGAGGAAATGGAGCATTGCAAATAAAGGAATTATCAAGTTGCAGTTTGTGGAGTGTCCTGTTAACCCCTGATCTATGAGTTCCTTCGTGTCCTTTGCTGAATAATACATTGTCACACAACTGATCAAACCCATTTAGGTTTGATCTCACAACTCACTTTCCCTATCATTTGTCCCAGGGGATTTGATCGCCATTTACCTAACTTACAATGTGACCTTATTAATATTGGTTTGCGAAAATCAAGGCCTATATGTACcatttttaatgtctttatattttttttgttaactTCGTGCATAAATTCACTAACTACCGCCATGCAGTTCAGCAGTCCTGCTATACAATCATTTAATTTATAAGAGGCTACACGCAGAGCAAATGACGCCGCCTTGCGTCGATGACGCGCGTCAACGGGAGACATTCGGGCATCACAGCACGTATAGCCTCGGCCATAACGCACCGAGCAACAAATGGTGCCCTGAGATCCGCGTTGTAACACAAAACACCTTGGGGAGAATGCGCTCGGATTTATTCTAGCAGACCACTGCAGCGGGACCAAAGCGCACGGGATGTGCGATTGCGTATGTGGATAGGATTTCTTACAAGAGCATTAACATGTGCGAAGCGCACCGTGCCGCCACCGTTTGACTAACAGgtaggtgtgtggatgtgttgggTTGCTTAACGCTATCGTCGAGCTCTCTGTAGTGCTGTTTGTTGGCTGTAAATGGCCAAAGATTGGCGCATGGGATGGATAGTTCCGTGTCATTGGTCCTTCCAAATAACACGGCCTTCAGGATGCTTTAAGACGCGTTGTGTTTTGAGAGCCACTCACCCACCACGACGGAGCCACCGTTTATTTACCCGCATAATACATCTAGGAGACCTAACGCATTGCAATTGCCTATTTATATCTTTTAAAGATCTAAAAATTGATGGAAAAGTCGAGTCGCAGTGATGCTTGGCGGTGTGTGTTATTACACTTGTTGGTCATAGCGCCCACGCGCATCACCTTTAAGATAAGGTTAACGATTCATGATGCTCTTTAGGTTTCACCACTCCCCGTTTAGGATGTCGTGCTGTCGTCTTGTACAGTTGAACACCACGGTATCTCAGCCTCTGCTGTGGATTTACCACTGTCACCGTGGATCATGGTTGTCACAGAAGAACGAGTCCTCCTCGGTCACCAACCAACAGGATCAAACCCCCAGAGAGTTGAAGGGTGACGGTGGTTCATCATTGACTGTTGTCCTTTATCCTGTCAGCCCATGTGAGGGTGATTCATGCCGTATGACCGTTGGGTTCTTTTGAATATCATCTACCCCGCCATATTCAATTATGATTGACACATGTACGTCCACGTATATCAAACCGCAAGCCACGAGCCGTGCTCGTTCAGACCGTGCGGTATGGATGTGACGTCCATGATTCAAGCGCGTTTACGTCATTCACGTGTTCAATATCCCGTATACCAGCAGTAACTAAATAGACATTTAAACGtagtttaataaaataaaaacgtatCATCTAACTattacgctgtgtgtgtgtgtgtgtgtgtgtgtgtgtgtgtgtgtgtgtgtgtgtgtgtgtgtgtgtgtgtgtgtgtataaatatatataatatatatatatatctgttactgtatgtgtagtgtgtgtgtgtatgtgtatatatatttatgtgtgtgtgtgtatgggtttagAATGATCATAATATGATGGTCTTAATAATGCTAGGCCTATTTTGAATGTCAGAGAGTAAGGAAAAAGAAACACACCTTAATTTAACAAACCTCATATGGATTTAAAATATGCAACATATTTCCATGTGTATGAATTCCCCGCTTGATTCTCATGATAATCCATTAGCTCGGCCGCAGTAGTTAGCGAGAGGCATTACTCTAAATAGGGATCATGCCCGGGCTTGGGCAGCACGCCGGGGGCAGCTAACTAGGGTTGGTCTCATCCTGCCATATGTTGGCCTGGTGGCGTAGACACCATCagcctctctcacccctcccggTCTCCGCCGTCCTAACCGTTTTCCCCGGCTTAGCGGGGCTTTAGCGTCTGCGCGGAAAAATGTAGGACATGGCAGTTAGCTCGTGTCTTAAACCAGTAAAGCCGCCACACTGTTGGGGTCCGCGGTGTCGGTCGCCCGCGTCGGTGTTACCTCTCTGTCCCCGCGATGCGCTGGTCATCCAGGAGTAGGCAGAGAAGGCGCCACcgacaggaggaggtgggtcgGCATCAGGCGGGAACCCTTTTGGGGGGAGATGCCATTTGATAGAGAtgggacagacaggtagaccacTGCCATGGACTGTGGTTCATTaactatgttgttgttgacacgCTGCAAGTTTTCTCAATGTTTGTTGGACATAGTTGGCTGGGTGTTGGAAGGACATGTTATTAGTTGGCTGGGTGTTGGAAGGAAGTGTTGCTGGTAGGACATGTTGTTGGTAGAACAACGTGTTTGAAGGACATTTTGATGGAACATATTGGCATTGCATGTTGTTGGAAGGACATGTTTGCGGGACATTTATGAAGCCGTCCGGATGTGGTTGGTAGGAAATGTTGTGGCTAGTATTATATTTGAATATAAATCAAGTATTCAAGAGCATAATAGTGCCGAACCTACTGCCATCCAGGCTTATACTTAACGTTACTTGtccgtgtgttttttgttttcttcctccaGAGTTTAGAGGGGATTGAAATGATTCCAAAGTCAGGAAAGTCTCCAGCAGAATCCAGGAAAGCGGTCGGCATCCATGAGTTTGCCGCTCTCGCCCGGTCGTCTCTGAACGGTAAGTCACCTGCCCTCCGGACCACCTGTTATGGTTATCATGTGTTCCTGTATCCTCACGTTCTGCTCCTCCTACCAGGCATCTCTCAGGCCATGAGGGACCATGTGACCAAGCCCACATCGCTGGCCCAGGGACGGGTGGCCCACCTCATCGAGTGGAAGGGCTGGCCGAGACCCTcggaccctcccccctccaccctgtccCACTTCAGCTCCTACTGTCATCTgagcgagggggagaaggaAGCCCGATTTGCTGCAGGTGCGCAGTCTGTCACACGCACAGTGGGGGTTGGCTCTCTGCATCGTCTAATAATTGTGAAGATGTTGAGGTCCGGGGGCCTgcacctcagtgtgtgtgtgtgtgtgtgtgtgtgtgtgtgtgtgtgtgtgtgtgtgtgtgtgtgtgtgtgtgtgtgtgtgtgtgtgtgtgtgtgtgtgtgtgtgtgtgtgtgtgtgtgtgaacatgcgcgtgcgtgagtgtgtgcattgagCTTTCTCAAGAGTCAAGAGCAGCAGCAATAGCTGCTGCTCTTGACTCTTGACCCCCCCTTTAAAGAGTGATCCCCGTCATGTCCGTCAGCCAGCTCTGAGGTCGGCTCCTCCCGTCCTTCTGTCTCCACGgtgatctctctctcataaGCCTATTAGCAACactatcccccccaccccaccccctttcCTGTCGTGTTTATTATGTTTGTTGTTGACTCGCTCCATCTGGCACATGATGACTCTGGGTTCAGCTTAGCAGGGCAGGTTGAGAATAGACCGCCTgggactaacccccccccccccccccccccaggtgtagCGGAGCAGTTTGCCATCGCCGAGGCCAAGTTGCGGGCCTGGGCGTCCGTggacgacgacgaggaagaggaggacttcAACGACGAGGACGCCCAGTACGATGAACCGGATCAGACGTTCCCCAGACAGGACACCTCAGGTATGCGTTTCCGTTCGAtttcgtcatcatcgtcatcgtcatcgcCGTTGTCgtcgtctgtgtgtatgtgtgtgtgtgtgtgtgtgtgtgtgtgtgtgtgtgtgtgtgtgtgtgtgtgtgtgtgtgtgtgtgtgtgtgtgtgtgtgtgtgtgtgtgtgtgtgtgtgtttgtctcatcCATTTCTCCCTTCATTCATCCCTGCCCTCTCTACAGGGGCTCTGACCGTTTCCTCCTCCCTCAGACTTCGCCTCGTTCGGCCTGGATTCCGGAGTCCCACGACAGGCTGTGATTGACGGCGgcgaagccccgcccccctttgCATGCGCCGGTTCGAGCCGCGACCCACCGCCGGCCGCCCCCAGTGACCCGTGTTCCGCCCTgaccctctcccctgctctgccCGACGACAGcactagggaggaggagggggaggagggggaaaaagaggagatgCACGGCGGCTCTGTGAAGCAGAAGGAGGTGGCCCTTCAGCACGGCGACGCCTACCTGGCCCACAAGGAGGAGTGGCCTCGCAGGAGCAGCAGGTTTGACTCCTGCTACTCCACCTCCCACTCAGAGTCcccaggagaagaggaggaggatgaagaggaggaggaggaggatggaggggtgTTCCACGCGGTCAGGGTGTGGCGCTGCCACCCCAAAGGGTTCTTCTCTGACCGCGCCTCCTCGGGCGTGGCCTCCTTtgacgaggagcaggaggaggtggtggaggaggtggccgagatggagagaaagtggAAGGAAAAGGAGCATTTGATGTGATGTCATTGGTCCCTTAATCGTCGTATAAGCTATTTTGCTGTTtacctgtaaaaaaaaataaaataaaagaggcTCCATCGCGTTGGGCCACTGTATCTTCCCCTTCCCTCtcaaggcttagttatggttctaCGTCGACGCAGAGCAAGCGGGTTTACGGaccccattacgtccttgcggaccctccttgcgttcacctcaagggcctgacgtgcgcctcccaaaaacgTCAACCTTGTGTCGAGGCGACCCAGcggcgagggctgtgattgggcaggctcactaaaacccgacgcagaaccaacgccggttcacgactgcgtcgaagcgtctgcgtggccattgcgttgcgtcgaggTGGAACCATAACTGCACCTTAACCCTTTGCCATGTCCCACTGATCTTAAATTttaacctctcccccccccccccccctctggtgcCCTTGTTGGGTCATTGGTCATTGGGTCTCTCACCCCCTTAGTTGATTGcaccatatatatatgtatctatatatatgaatttatatatatgtatgtatatatgtgtgtgtgtatgtatatgttggTGAGTGGAACCAGGATGTAAAACTGTCATTCATACTCTGGGTTTTGTACATTTTTGTGaagagtttgtgtgttgctattgcattgtttttttatggAACTTTTGTAGTGTGCAGGGGTTACACACGATGCGTACGTATTGCTATGTGCAATGAAAAATAATCttatatgaaaaaataaaaaataaagtacatgAAGGATGGTGGTGTCTCTTTTTTTGCTTATTGATGAATTATTTTTATGAAttagttttatttatgtttcctACATATTGAAGTTACAATATTTTATACTACTTGTCTGAGGATTTGATGTATTTTTTATACTCCTGCCAAACGTCTCTGCCGCTGAGCTTGGGTAGTTACCGGGATTAAGCGGTTCAATCAGGTTCCTCTTTGTACCGATGTTGGGTAGGAGCTGTTCCATATCGATTCACGAGGGCTGCATCATCTCAGGCATTCATGAGAGCAATCCAGATCCTTTTCCTTGCAGCGTAATGGTTTCTTTCTTCAGCGGTGcacagtatatatacatgtactgTATGGGGTTaggcctaaccataaccctatgTATATATACTGGATTAGGTTTAGAGTTATGTGCTTGATGTACAAATTCATTCATGACCTTGCACCACCACCAATCAAGCAATGTCTGTGTCATTCTGCAGGGACAATGTAAGGGTATCGAGGGCTGCAACGAGAGGTGATTGTAGCACCAAGTTTAAGAAGAACACAATCAGCATTATCACTCCAAGCAACTGGAAAATGAAACTCAATCCCGCTCCATATTAGACACTGTGAAAGTCTTACGTTTTAAAAAGTCTGAGGTCATGGCTAAAAGAGAATCAATCATGCGATCATTTTATATAGAACATCaaatgttttatgtattttgtaTGATTTTGACCCTGTAATGTTGTTGatgctgttgttttgtatttagTATTGTCCGTAATGCTTAGTATGTTTTTGATTGTCCTGAACTCCCTGCCCAGGGACCACAGATGCATATTAGCTATTCAGCTAACTCTGGTATAAAACCTGTTCTGTGCATGGTCCCTGTCAACTAAACCAataatgtatatgtgtataatCCCCGTTTATACACATATCCTGTACACATATACTGGGGTTTCTAAATTTCACAATTCATAAGAATGAAAAGGTCGGGATCACCCAATAAGATAATTTATTCTATTCTAATTAGGGAAATACAATAAGTGAAATAGGGGCACAGGAAGTGAGCTATGCATTTTCAAATGGCAAAAACTGCCTGCCACTAATTGCAGCCCATTTctcaatcataaaaatcaacaaaacaataacaaaacataTCTATGAAATGAAACGCATGGAGTGGAATCAGTAATGTGTGAATCCATATGATTGTTTGACATGCACGTCAACCTGGGTACTCAGAAAGGAGTCACCTCCAGCCTTCTAGTTATGCAGGAGGCATATTCTTCACTGTAGATGGGGCTCAGGTGAATCtattgatctgtgtgtgttcatggtgcGCCTTGTTTTGACTTGTTTACATAGGGTACATTACCCTCAGGTGTCCTGTCCTTGGTGGATCTGAATGCTAATGTTCCCCTGCCCTCTAACCATCCCCACATGCTATACCAATCAGCCCCAGGCTAGTGTAGCAATAGCAAGAAGTAGGTAGCACCCATAGTCACATACCATTTCACACCCAGGGGAAATGTAGGATTTCCAATTATCTAAACCAATGTTTCTTTGGAAGAGGGATTAAAATAGATCAcctctttttttctattttctcgTTGATCtgacactttcatccaaagagCCTTAAAGTAATTTCAGATGACTTGTATTAAGAAGCAGTGTGAGATTAGGGCATCTAGCTTGAGGAAATCAACAGGTAGCTTGTGGATATTAGGGTGTACAAGGGTTAGGGCATCAAGGATTAATTAGGGTATTAAACCCGTGAATGGTCCAGGGAATCAAACAAAGGTCTCTGGGTTCAGCTGCTCCATGATGACCTCCGACCAGGAAGAGACAGACCATTTCAAATCTGAGGTTGAACAACAAATGGCTCAGTAGCTACCAGCGACCCTGGGAGAGGGCGGTGGCGTCATGACAACCTGGGGCAGTGGGGACAGTGGCCTTGTGGTGACAGACTATTAAAGTGGTGAGAGCAGAGGCTCAAACTCATCGCTAGAAGCTAAGCGCCTGACATGCCTGCTCATGCCTGCTCACTCTCCTGTCAGTGGATCCAAGCCCTGGGATGCAGAAAGTGTTGAGAAGTGGCATCAATCCGGTCAACTTTGAAGGAGGAGGCTCCAGATTGGCCTTGCAGTGTGACGCAAAGCCATCTTTTTTGTTAACTGTGCCACCGAAGGTTTGTCTATTAATGGGAAACACTGGGgaaggacagccccattagaaAGCAAAATGGAAAAAGATTTGTGCAAAAGCCAGCCTGGTCTCTGGCGCTGCAGCTTCATATAACACCACAGCTGGAGAACTATAAAAGCAGCCCAAGCGATTGCTATGGTATTGTGCTACTGTACGCCTAATACActtgttaatttatttattgaacTAAAGTTGGAGGGAAGGAGGCATGAATTATTCAGGAGCCATCGTGCAAACTCCTCTTCCCTGTGTCATGGTTGAGGTCAAAGGGTTTAGTTTAGTTCTCCCTGCGGACCCTCACTTTACATACACCAAGTGTG is a genomic window of Gadus morhua chromosome 8, gadMor3.0, whole genome shotgun sequence containing:
- the fam131aa gene encoding protein FAM131A isoform X1, coding for MRWSSRSRQRRRHRQEESLEGIEMIPKSGKSPAESRKAVGIHEFAALARSSLNGISQAMRDHVTKPTSLAQGRVAHLIEWKGWPRPSDPPPSTLSHFSSYCHLSEGEKEARFAAGVAEQFAIAEAKLRAWASVDDDEEEEDFNDEDAQYDEPDQTFPRQDTSDFASFGLDSGVPRQAVIDGGEAPPPFACAGSSRDPPPAAPSDPCSALTLSPALPDDSTREEEGEEGEKEEMHGGSVKQKEVALQHGDAYLAHKEEWPRRSSRFDSCYSTSHSESPGEEEEDEEEEEEDGGVFHAVRVWRCHPKGFFSDRASSGVASFDEEQEEVVEEVAEMERKWKEKEHLM
- the fam131aa gene encoding protein FAM131A isoform X2 yields the protein MIPKSGKSPAESRKAVGIHEFAALARSSLNGISQAMRDHVTKPTSLAQGRVAHLIEWKGWPRPSDPPPSTLSHFSSYCHLSEGEKEARFAAGVAEQFAIAEAKLRAWASVDDDEEEEDFNDEDAQYDEPDQTFPRQDTSDFASFGLDSGVPRQAVIDGGEAPPPFACAGSSRDPPPAAPSDPCSALTLSPALPDDSTREEEGEEGEKEEMHGGSVKQKEVALQHGDAYLAHKEEWPRRSSRFDSCYSTSHSESPGEEEEDEEEEEEDGGVFHAVRVWRCHPKGFFSDRASSGVASFDEEQEEVVEEVAEMERKWKEKEHLM